The following proteins are co-located in the Polymorphospora rubra genome:
- a CDS encoding bleomycin resistance protein encodes MAEKTIPLLTCAQISPVSDFYTALGFEVTYLQKAPYPYLVVERGDIELQFFGMKGFDPATSLGGCYVLTDDVDTRYEEFRSGLKGFYGRIPTRGIPRIGPLRDTSYGVRQFLMTDPGGNSIRVGQPIGDGPETPPAPRDAYDRALHTATLFADSKEDLPAAARVLDRVLARPDGKPTAGQLVRLLVLRADIAQRGGDPGTAAELLDRAAGTPLTDDQRGSLRDELRRMAELGELLRDGG; translated from the coding sequence ATGGCCGAGAAGACCATCCCGCTGCTCACCTGCGCCCAGATCAGCCCGGTGTCCGACTTCTACACCGCGCTCGGCTTCGAGGTGACCTACCTCCAGAAGGCGCCCTACCCCTACCTCGTCGTCGAACGCGGCGACATCGAGCTGCAGTTCTTCGGCATGAAGGGCTTCGACCCGGCAACCTCGCTCGGCGGCTGTTACGTGCTCACCGACGACGTCGACACCCGGTACGAGGAGTTCCGAAGTGGCCTCAAGGGCTTCTACGGCCGGATCCCGACCCGCGGCATCCCCCGGATCGGCCCACTGAGGGACACCTCGTACGGCGTACGGCAGTTCCTGATGACCGACCCGGGCGGGAACAGCATCCGGGTCGGGCAACCGATCGGGGACGGGCCCGAAACCCCGCCCGCACCCCGGGACGCGTACGACAGGGCGCTGCACACCGCGACCCTGTTCGCCGACTCCAAAGAGGACCTGCCGGCCGCGGCAAGGGTGCTCGACCGGGTGCTCGCCCGGCCCGATGGGAAGCCGACCGCCGGGCAGCTGGTCCGGTTGCTGGTGCTGCGCGCCGACATCGCGCAGCGCGGCGGTGACCCCGGTACGGCCGCCGAACTGCTCGACCGGGCGGCCGGTACGCCGCTGACCGACGACCAGCGCGGTTCGCTGCGCGACGAACTGCGCCGGATGGCCGAACTCGGTGAACTCCTGCGTGACGGCGGGTGA
- a CDS encoding phosphotransferase, translating to MTEPVPFASGRDADVFLLDAGTVLRRYRAGGDVAGEAAMMAHVAGYGYPVPRVVSAGGPDLVMERLDGPTLLGALAALAVTPAAGAELLADLHRRLHEIPARSSTGPADRVLHLDLHPDNVMLTTRGPVVIDWRNAVDGPPDFDVALSALILAEVAVDPAGPYAAPAREMLVAFLGAAGGRPLDLLPRAVAMRAGNPTLSAAEKASLDGAAALVRAAAAG from the coding sequence ATGACCGAGCCGGTGCCGTTCGCCAGTGGCCGTGATGCCGACGTCTTCCTCCTCGACGCCGGCACCGTGCTGCGTCGCTACCGCGCCGGTGGCGACGTGGCCGGGGAGGCGGCGATGATGGCCCACGTCGCCGGGTACGGCTATCCGGTGCCGCGGGTCGTCTCGGCCGGCGGGCCCGATCTGGTGATGGAGCGCCTCGACGGCCCGACCCTGCTGGGCGCGTTGGCCGCCCTCGCGGTCACCCCGGCCGCCGGCGCCGAACTGCTCGCCGACCTGCACCGGCGGCTGCACGAGATCCCCGCCCGGTCGTCGACGGGCCCGGCGGACCGCGTACTGCACCTGGACCTGCATCCCGACAACGTCATGCTCACCACCCGCGGGCCGGTCGTCATCGACTGGCGCAACGCCGTCGACGGGCCGCCGGACTTCGACGTGGCGCTGTCGGCGCTCATCCTCGCCGAGGTCGCGGTCGATCCGGCCGGCCCGTACGCCGCGCCGGCCCGGGAGATGCTGGTCGCGTTCCTTGGCGCGGCCGGCGGCCGGCCGCTCGACCTGCTGCCGCGGGCGGTCGCGATGCGGGCGGGCAACCCCACGCTGAGCGCCGCCGAGAAGGCGTCGCTGGACGGGGCCGCCGCGCTCGTCCGCGCCGCCGCCGCGGGGTAG